A window of the Phragmites australis chromosome 20, lpPhrAust1.1, whole genome shotgun sequence genome harbors these coding sequences:
- the LOC133901752 gene encoding beta carbonic anhydrase 5, chloroplastic-like isoform X1, whose amino-acid sequence MLPRPLGPAARRLAAASTRAASAARRLCPPDGHEAELVRPAVVREDALGQLPRPRLSRREFSCITKASRDHSGLTRQLLDFQHDAVDGVGGELDPFRELKERFMDFKQRNYVEDFSSYQNLAQQQTPKFMVVACADSRVCPSSILGFQPGEAFTVRNVANLVPPYKHGASETSAALEFAVNTLQVENVLVVGHSRCGGIQALMSMKDDSASGSFIKNWVSIGKSARLSTKAASGNLSFEMQCKHCEKESINSSLLNLLTYPWIEKRVNEGTLNLHGGYYNFIDCTFEKWTLVYRERLEGGSKYAIKNRSTWS is encoded by the exons ATGCTTCCGAGGCCCTTGGGACCAGCGGCGCGGCGGCTGGCTGCTGCTTCCACGCGCGCGGcttcggcggcgcggcggctcTGTCCACCCGACGGCCACGAAGCTGAGCTGGTACGGCCCGCCGTCGTgcgggaggatgctcttgggcaGCTGCCTCGTCCTCGACTTAGCCG GAGAGAATTCTCATGCATCACAAAGGCCTCCAGAGATCATTCTGGCTTGACCCGACAACTTCTAGATTTTCAACATGATGCAGTAGATGGggtaggtggagaacttgaTCCGTTCAGGGAGTTGAAAGAGAGGTTCATGGACTTCAAACAGCGAAACTATGT GGAAGATTTTTCTAGTTATCAAAATCTTGCTCAGCAGCAAACACCCAAG TTCATGGTGGTTGCTTGTGCTGACTCCAGGGTCTGCCCTTCGAGTATTTTGGGGTTTCAGCCTGGGGAAGCATTCACAGTCCGTAATGTGGCAAATTTGGTACCACCATATAAG CATGGAGCTTCGGAGACTAGTGCAGCACTGGAGTTTGCTGTCAACACCCTCCAG GTTGAAAATGTATTAGTTGTAGGTCACAGCCGGTGTGGTGGCATCCAAGCACTAATGAGTATGAAAGATGACTCAGCCTCTGG AAGCTTTATTAAAAACTGGGTTTCCATTGGGAAGAGTGCAAGGTTAAGCACGAAAGCAGCATCTGGAAATTTGAGTTTTGAAATGCAGTGCAAACATTGTGAAAAG GAATCAATAAATAGCTCACTGTTGAACTTGTTAACATACCCGTGGATAGAGAAAAGGGTGAATGAAGGTACTTTGAACCTTCATGGAGGTTACTACAACTTCATTGATTGCACATTTGAAAAGTGGACATTAGTGTACCGTGAAAGGCTGGAAGGTGGAAGCAAGTATGCTATTAAGAACAGGTCTACCTGGTCTTGA
- the LOC133901752 gene encoding beta carbonic anhydrase 5, chloroplastic-like isoform X2: MAPDLLLRAASPCIHPAAAGSADSGRGHGAVTIGDSRPRDVALRVGGSSRREFSCITKASRDHSGLTRQLLDFQHDAVDGVGGELDPFRELKERFMDFKQRNYVEDFSSYQNLAQQQTPKFMVVACADSRVCPSSILGFQPGEAFTVRNVANLVPPYKHGASETSAALEFAVNTLQVENVLVVGHSRCGGIQALMSMKDDSASGSFIKNWVSIGKSARLSTKAASGNLSFEMQCKHCEKESINSSLLNLLTYPWIEKRVNEGTLNLHGGYYNFIDCTFEKWTLVYRERLEGGSKYAIKNRSTWS, encoded by the exons ATGGCTCCCGATCTCCTCCTCCGCGCCGCTTCCCCGTGCATCCACCCCGCCGCGGCCGGCTCCGCTGACTCTGGCCGGGGACATGGCGCGGTGACG ATCGGTGATTCGAGGCCGCGCGATGTTGCTCTGCGGGTGGGAGGATCTAGTCG GAGAGAATTCTCATGCATCACAAAGGCCTCCAGAGATCATTCTGGCTTGACCCGACAACTTCTAGATTTTCAACATGATGCAGTAGATGGggtaggtggagaacttgaTCCGTTCAGGGAGTTGAAAGAGAGGTTCATGGACTTCAAACAGCGAAACTATGT GGAAGATTTTTCTAGTTATCAAAATCTTGCTCAGCAGCAAACACCCAAG TTCATGGTGGTTGCTTGTGCTGACTCCAGGGTCTGCCCTTCGAGTATTTTGGGGTTTCAGCCTGGGGAAGCATTCACAGTCCGTAATGTGGCAAATTTGGTACCACCATATAAG CATGGAGCTTCGGAGACTAGTGCAGCACTGGAGTTTGCTGTCAACACCCTCCAG GTTGAAAATGTATTAGTTGTAGGTCACAGCCGGTGTGGTGGCATCCAAGCACTAATGAGTATGAAAGATGACTCAGCCTCTGG AAGCTTTATTAAAAACTGGGTTTCCATTGGGAAGAGTGCAAGGTTAAGCACGAAAGCAGCATCTGGAAATTTGAGTTTTGAAATGCAGTGCAAACATTGTGAAAAG GAATCAATAAATAGCTCACTGTTGAACTTGTTAACATACCCGTGGATAGAGAAAAGGGTGAATGAAGGTACTTTGAACCTTCATGGAGGTTACTACAACTTCATTGATTGCACATTTGAAAAGTGGACATTAGTGTACCGTGAAAGGCTGGAAGGTGGAAGCAAGTATGCTATTAAGAACAGGTCTACCTGGTCTTGA
- the LOC133902423 gene encoding transcription factor bHLH30-like, which translates to MQQRLLQRRELGLVNHPRRGYSLGDIREAAAVAAAGRSPFTGARKASNRRKPHATFLLRPDHAADRYANTFAAAAGARRVAVKPCVGSRTRRVFNSSVCTGEQTRAARTLPTSSASRLFCFQNRFKHTSAMVPVRSDEAEAAMDGECSAQAATMTRSRPSRSHSEAERKRRQRINAHLATLRTLLPSASRMDKAALLGEVVRHVRELRGEADAAVAGATVAVPGEGDEVGVEEGHYCWHGGERAATRRVRAWVCCADRPGLMSELGRAVRSVSARAVRAEITTVGGRTRSVLELDVGGQKAAADGEGMSSRPALQAALRAVLLSREELLATECYKRQRFSAHLAKV; encoded by the exons ATGCAGCAGCGAttattgcaaaggcgagagctTGGACTAGTTAATCACCCCAGAAGAGGTTACTCGTTGGGCGACATACGTGAAGCCGCTGCAGTTGCCGCTGCCGGCCGATCACCTTTTACTGGCGCGCGAAAGGCGTCAAACCGACGGAAACCACATGCAACTTTTCTTCTCCGACCCGACCACGCCGCAGATCGATACGCCAACACATTCGCTGCCGCTGCCGGTGCCCGCCGAGTCGCAGTGAAGCCGTGTGTCGGCAGCCGGACGCGCAGGGTATTTAACAGCTCGGTATGCACCGGGGAGCAAACGAGAGCTGCACGTACTCTGCCCACTTCCTCGGCTTCCCGCCTCTTTTGCTTTCAAAACCGGTTCAAGCACACAAGCGCGATGGTGCCTGTTCGGAGCGACGAAGCGGAGGCGGCAATGGACGGTGAGTGCTCGGCTCAGGCGGCGACGATGACGAGGAGCAGGCCGAGCAGGAGCCACAGCGAGGCGGAGCGCAAGCGGCGGCAGCGCATCAACGCCCACCTCGCCACGCTCCGCACCCTCCTCCCCTCGGCTTCCCGA ATGGACAAGGCGGCGctgctcggggaggtggtgcGGCACGTTAGGGAGCTGCGGGGCGAGGCGGACGCCGCCGTGGCTGGCGCGACCGTGGCCGTCCCCGGGGAAGGCGACGAGGTCGGCGTCGAGGAGGGGCACTACTGCTGGCACGGCGGGGAGAGAGCCGCCACCAGGCGCGTCAGGGCGTGGGTGTGCTGCGCCGACCGCCCGGGGCTGATGTCCGAGCTGGGCCGCGCCGTGCGGTCGGTCAGCGCGAGGGCGGTGCGCGCGGAGATTACCACCGTCGGCGGGAGGACAAGAAGCGTCCTCGAGCTGGATGTCGGCGGGCAGAAGGCGGCCGCGGACGGCGAGGGCATGTCGTCACGGCCGGCGTTGCAGGCGGCGCTCCGGGCCGTGTTGCTCAGCCGGGAGGAGCTGCTCGCCACGGAGTGCTACAAGCGACAGCGCTTCTCGGCGCACCTCGCCAAGGTTTAG
- the LOC133902485 gene encoding uncharacterized protein LOC133902485: protein MDPSAAGAGTPRRRAEQWLSVAEKLLVARDLEGCKQFASQALAADPHTPGADDLHAAAAALLAAQRRRFPNGQPDPYAVLGLDPANPASRHPDAIHSHYRRLSFLLNRSHPDRPCSLAFADAARLVADAWAFLSDPVLKSALDAELDAAAAAAAAARAYHSPAPNRPQLQPQSQSPLHPRPAPSSATPPPRPTPPLATPPPRPTPPLATSPPRPTPPLAAPPPRPTPPPAAPPPRPTPPPAAPPPRPKPPPPAPQTRPTPPPPAPQTPAAAMAPPVESGAPPPSTFWTVCMACCHIHQYDRLYETRKLMCPSCRQPFVAEAMADPPPIVPGTDMYYCTWGFFPVGFPGCPGFERMVNSQPQGPDQLNAPWLGGTGGAKHNVGDNAENGVPVSAAAEVPVEVPAATPPAKPMRVKVGAKKRGRPKGSKNKSKS from the coding sequence ATGGATCcgtccgccgccggcgccggcacccCGAGGCGGCGAGCGGAGCAATGGCTGAGCGTGGCCGAGAAGCTCCTGGTGGCGCGCGACCTCGAGGGGTGCAAGCAGTTCGCCTCCCAGGCCCTGGCCGCGGACCCCCACACCCCGGGCGCCGACGAcctccacgccgccgccgccgccctcctggCCGCCCAGCGCCGGCGCTTCCCCAACGGCCAGCCCGATCCCTACGCCGTGCTTGGCCTAGACCCCGCAAACCCCGCATCACGCCACCCGGATGCCATCCACTCCCACTACCGCCGGCTCTCGTTCCTCCTTAATCGCTCCCACCCCGATCGCCCCTGTTCGCTTGCCTTCGCcgacgccgcccgcctcgtcGCCGACGCCTGGGCTTTCCTCTCTGACCCCGTCCTTAAATCCGCCCTCGACGCGGAgctcgacgccgccgccgccgcagcagcagcagctcgcgCATACCACTCGCCTGCTCCAAATCGACCGCAGCTACAGCCGCAGTCGCAATCACCGCTGCATCCACGGCCAGCTCCGTCGTCGGCTACTCCCCCACCACGGCCGACTCCGCCGCTGGCTACTCCCCCACCTCGGCCGACTCCGCCGCTGGCTACTTCCCCACCTCGGCCGACTCCGCCGCtggctgctcctcctccacggCCAACACCACCGccggctgctcctcctccacggCCAACACCGCCGCCGGCTGCTCCCCCTCCACGGCCAAAGCCGCCGCCTCCTGCTCCTCAAACACGGCCAACTCCGCCTCCGCCTGCTCCCCAAACACCGGCAGCTGCAATGGCCCCACCGGTGGAGTCTGGCGCGCCGCCTCCGTCGACGTTCTGGACGGTGTGCATGGCGTGCTGCCACATTCATCAGTACGACCGCCTCTATGAGACACGCAAGCTGATGTGCCCCAGTTGCCGCCAGCCGTTTGTAGCCGAGGCGATGGCTGATCCGCCGCCTATTGTGCCGGGCACTGACATGTATTACTGCACCTGGGGATTCTTCCCCGTTGGGTTCCCTGGGTGCCCAGGCTTTGAAAGAATGGTCAATTCACAACCGCAGGGACCAGATCAGCTGAATGCGCCTTGGCTTGGAGGTACTGGTGGTGCTAAACATAATGTTGGCGATAATGCTGAGAATGGGGTGCCAGTTAGTGCTGCAGCAGAGGTACCGGTAGAGGTGCCGGCTGCGACACCGCCAGCAAAGCCTATGAGAGTGAAGGTGGGGGCTAAGAAGCGTGGTCGCCCCAAAGGCAGTAAGAACAAGAGTAAATCGTGA